The sequence below is a genomic window from Desulfopila inferna.
ACCCACCGCTACCCCTTCAATATCCGACCAGCCGGTTTCCGTCTCGTGAAAAAGAGTATCAACGATGCCAATCAGTCTTCTGGAATGGGTTATACTGGAGCTGAACGACAGACAGGCCAGGACCTCGCCGTCCATAAGCGTTCCTCTGGTCAAGGCTACACTGCTGCATCGTGTTGCCGTTTCCAGGGAAAGGATGAGCGGATACTGCGGAGACATCACTGAAACAGCCTCAGGATATCATTGTAGAACACAAAAACCATCAGGGTGGCGAGCAGAGCTATGCCAATCTGCTGCGCGATGATCTGAGCCCGCTCGTTCATAGGCTTTCGCCGAATGGCTTCCACTGTCAGAAAAGCCAGATGGCCGCCATCAAGAACGGGTATCGGCAAGAGGTTGAGAATTCCCAGATTGACGCTCAACAAACCAATGAAATAGGTTAAATTAACCCACCCCTCCCGCATTTGCTCCCCGGCGAGCTGGGCAATGAGGATCGGACCACCCAGTTCGCTAGCAGGAATGACCTGCTGCACTATTTTGGCAAAACCCATGCCGGTGAGATAGATGAAAAGCCATGTTTGCGAGAGCGCATCCTTAAAGGCCTGCAACCCTCCGACAGAGGAGTATTCGACCTCATTGTCCTTGACAATGCCGATCATATAGCGCTCTTCGGTCACTTCGCCAAACATATTTTTGGCATCATCAAGTTCAGGCTTCACCAACACCTCAAGGGTCCTGTTTTCTCTCTGTAGCAGAACATTTATCTCATTACCACCGCTTTCCTTGACCTTGTGAAGGACGTCAACCCAAAGCTTGGTAGGCTGGCCGTTAATTTCCAGCAAAACATCACCCTCCTGGATTCCCGCATGATATGCCGGTGAATCTTCGGTCACCATACCGACCCGAGTGGTTTCTACCGGTTGTGGAACTCCAACAACGCTGAACAGGAAAAAAAAGAGAAAAATGGGAAATATCAGATTAAACACGGGTCCGGCCAGTATGATTAAAAACCTCTGCAGCACACTTTTATGGGCGAACGATACCTTTTTATCGGCTTCCGGCACATCCTGCTCATCGGGGTTTTCACCAAACATCTTGACGTACCCCCCTAGCGGCAGGGCGGAAACGATGTATTCCGTCTCTCCCACAACTCGCCCAAAGAGCTTTGGCCCGAATCCAAGTGAGAACTTGAGTACTCTGACGCCGAAAAGTTTAGCGACAAGAAAATGGCCTAACTCATGAACAAAGATGAGCAGTCCCAAAACCAAAATAAAAGAAAAAAGTGTATTCATCAGCAGGGCAACGTTAAGGATAAATTTGAATGGATCTTGTAAGTTTATATGAAATTAATCATTAAAAGAAGAAATGCGACTACGGCTTACTGCAGTCGTTCTATAAGACGCCGCGCCACACTCCGTGCCTCTCTGTCCGCCTCCAATATATCGTCCAGACTGTTTTCGTCGCCGCTTCTCACTGTCTCCATAGTCTGCGCGACTGTTTCAGCTATTTGCTGAAAAGACAGACGATTATCAAGAAATGCCTCAACAGCTTCTTCATTGGCGGCATTGAGAACCGCGGGAAGGACGCCGCCCTGCTGCAGAGCATCAAAGGACAGGCGCAAAGCGGGAAAACGTCGGTAATCCGGCTCTTCAAAGGCGAGATTGCCGCACTGAGTGAGCCCAAGCCGGTTAAGGCGCAGAGGCAGCCTTTGCGGATAGGACAAGGCATAGGCTATGGGAATACGCATGTCGGGGATTCCTAGTTGAGCAAGGACTGAACCGTCCTGAAACTCAACCAGCGAATGAACAATCGACTGCGGGTGAACCACTACCTCGATATCCTCGCCGCTTATATCAAAAAGCCAGCGCGCTTCGATAACCTCAAGCCCTTTATTCATAAGGGTTGAAGAATCGATTGATATTTTTCTCCCCATGGACCAGTTGGGGTGCTCCAGCGCTTGGGCAGGGGTGACATTCTGCAATTCTGCAACTGTTTTTTCTCTAAACGGTCCTCCGGATGCGGTAAGGATTATCTTATCAACATCCTGCCGTCTCCCTCCTTCGAGGGCCTGGAAGATAGCACTGTGCTCGGAGTCTATCGGGAAAAGCCGGATGCCTCTACGACGAACGGCATCCATGACGATCTTGCCGGCCATCACCAGCGTTTCCTTGTTGGCAAGGCCGATATCCTTGCCTGCCTCAATGGCGGCAAGAGTAGGCAGCAATCCGGCTGCACCGACGATTGCTGACACAGTAAAGTCCGCTTCTGCAAGGGCGCCGACCTGCTCGTTGCCGGAGTTTCCATAAACTATTATGTCGTGAAAATGCGGCGCTACCAGTTTTTTTAAATTCTCGGCATGATGTTCATCGATAACGGAAACACATTTTGGTCTAAACTCCGTCATTTGCTTACTCAGCTCCATCAGGTTTCGTGCTGCGGCAAGTCCCACGATCTCGAAATGCTCGGGGAATTCTCGAACGATTCTAAGAACGTTGACACCAATAGAGCCGGTTGAACCCAGGAGAGAGATTTTTTTCTTCATCATCCGGTGAAAATCAACAGGTAGTAGAGAACGGGAGCAGACAGGAGCAGGGAGTCGATCCTGTCGAGAATACCGCCATGACCAAGGAGTATCTTTCCGGAATCTTTTGTATCTGTTCCCCGCTTGATGATGGATTCGCTCAAATCACCGGCAATGCCGACACCGGTCAGCAGAATTGCCATGGGGACAAGAACGACCCAATTAATGTTATCAAGGAGAAAAACGGCAAATATCACAGCAATGACAAGACCGCTTATCACTCCGCCGATAGCGCCTTCTATCGTCTTATTTGGACTGACATTTCGGCAGAGCTTATGTCTGCCCCAAGTCCTGCCGCTGTAATATGCTCCCGAATCAGAGCCCGCAGTTATGGCCACCAGTATGATGAGCCAGTAATTGCCTTCAGGCACCAGCCACAAAAGAACCAGATGAGCCGCAAAAAATCCGACATAGACGGCACCGAACACGAGCCTGCTTAAGACCCCAAAACTATCGGCTAGTCTGGTATAGTTTGTCAGTATATAACAAATAGATAAAAAAACGGAGAAAAAGAGCCCGCCACAGAGTCCGGCTTCGTGCCATAAACCGCTGAGAATGACGGGAAGCGCGAGGGAGGTGGAAAGCATCAGCAATTCGGGATTGCCGGTATCCGACGGCAGCGCCATTTTCAGATATTCATGAGCGCCGATTAAAGCTATAATTACAACAACCAGCCAAAAGGCAGAAAAAGAACCGCTGAGGAGTAAAAAAAGCCAGCAGGAGGCCAGCGCAATACCCGGTACAATTCTTTTCATCTCTATCCGGTCCTCAGCTGTGCCCCGGTCTTGCCGAAGCGGCGCTCTCTGTTCTGATATTCCGCCAGGGAATTCAAGAAAGCATCTTTTCTGTAGTCAGGCCACATTGTTTCGGTGAAAATTATCTCGGCATAGGAGGCCTGCCACAACAGAAAGTTGGATAATCGCTTCTCTCCTCCGGTTCGGATAAGAAGATCAGGATCGCAAAGATCGGAAGTATAGAGATTATCAGAAATTGTATCCTGGTTAATGTCGCCGCTGTCAAGTATTCCCTGCCGGCACATGTCGGCGATTTTTCTGACTGCATGGACAATTTCATCACGTGATCCATAACTCAAGGCAAGATTGAGAATAAGCTTATCGTTTTTCTTGGTCTTATCAATGGAATCAAGCAGTACGCCACGAACACCGTCTGGTATTCTATGAAGGTCGCCGATACAGGAAAGCCTGATATTGTTGCTGAGCATCCGGGAAAGCTCTGACTCCAGATAGTTCTGAAGAATCGACATCAAGCCGGAAACCTCACCATCGGGTCTCTTCCAGTTTTCGCTGGAGAAAGCATATAGAGTCAACACTTCAATGCCTATTTCTCCGGCGACCTCGACAATTTCCCTGACTGTTGAAGCACCGGCCTTATGCCCATAGAGCCGTGGTTTTTTTCTTTGTTCGGCCCATCTGCCGTTGCCATCCATGACTATGGCAACATGACGGGGTAATCTGGTTTGATCAAGCTCAGGATCCGTTGGCATAATAAACTGATAAGAGATAAGTCGGTCAAAAGAGAACGTCGCCGTAAACGGGTCCGCAATGAGGGTAAAGAGTAGCGCCGGTTGAGTTGGGCTTTAGTGCCTTACTTTTTAAAAACCGTCACAAAATATAAACTGAAAATGTATTTAAATCATGAATCGGCCTCTACAGCCAAACCATTTATACCCCTCAAGAGGGGACTGTAAAGAGTCCAGCTCGGCTGGATTAGACCTCCATGACTTCCTTTTCTTTGGAGGCGGTAATCTCGTCAATTTTTTTAATATGACTGTCGGTTTCAACCTGAGCTTCTTCCTGAAGTTTGAACAAATCATCTTCAGAAATTTCTTTATCTTTTTTCTGCTTTTTCAGGATGTCAATAGCATCACGCCGGGCATTGCGCACGGCGACGCGAAACTCCTCCGCCACTTTTTTCACCTGTTTGACAAGTTCCCTGCGCCTCTCCTCCGTAAGCTGGGGGATATTCAATCGAATTATCTTGCCATCACTCACAGGGGTAAGGCCGATGCTGGCTTTGAGAAGCGCTTTTTCAATCGCTGGAAGCATCTGCGGATCCCAGGGCTGAATAGAAATCATTCTGCTCTCCGGAATGGTAAGCGTGCCAACTTGATTAAGAGGCATCGAACTGCCGTAGGCGTCTACCATGATATCCTCCAAAAGCGCAAGTGAAGCGCGCCCGGTCCGGACCTTCGAGAGCTCCTGCCTGAAAGCTTCGACACTTTTCTCCATTTTTTCGGACATTTCAAAAATCACATCACTCATTGTCTGCACCTCTCCTGTACTGCTTATACGATGTTTATTCCGCGCTGATAATAGTACCGATACTCTGTCCACTTACTGCTTTAAGTATATTACCAGGTGTATTCATGTTCAGAACCAGAATAGTCTTTTTATCACCTTTTGCCAGAGCGATAGCCGTTGCATCCATTACCCGAAGATCCTTGATAAGGACTTCATCAAAAGTTAGCTTCTCGTAGCGTATAGCTCCTTGATGTACGACAGGATCCTTGTCAAAAACACCGTCTACCTTTGTGGCCTTGATGATGATATCGGCATTAATCTCCAATGCCCTCAGGACACCGGCGGAATCTGTGGTGAAATAAGGGTTGCCGGTTCCAGCGGCAAAAATGACAGCTCTACCCTTTTCCAGATGACGAGTTGCCTTCCTTCTGATATAGGGTTCACATACCGACTGCATAGGTATAGCCGACATTACCCTGGTATCTACGCCGACACGCTCCAGGGCGTCCTGCAGGGCCAGACTATTCATGACAGTTGCCAGCATCCCCATATTATCGGCGGTCGCTCTGTCCATACCCTTGCTGGCGCCGGCAACACCTCGAAAGATATTGCCTGCACCAATCACTAGGCCAGGTTGAACACCCAGGTCGATGATCTCTTTTATTTCTTTTGCGACATAGGCAATGACATCGGTGTTGATTCCGTAAGAATCGTCACCCATTAGAGCCTCACCACTGAGCTTCAACAATACCCGTTTGTACTCTATGTGCATCGCATGATCTCCGCTGAGTTTTTTGGAAAAGGAGAAGAAGTTTACTGCAGGCCTCCGGCAGTCGAATTATGACAATCCTGAGAAATAGATCTTTCTCTCAAGCTCACTTTTGTGCTATGAATTCACCCTAAACAAGGTTAAACTTCAGTTAAGAACTTGACCTTACAGCCTTATTGAGTGAGCATGACTCCGAACCGCCAAAGTGTCAAAGTATCCTGATTTACTCTTCGCCTATCTGGAAACGGACAAATCGTTTAATCGAAATATTTTCTCCCATCTTACCAACCAGATCAGTGAGAATATCCTGAATTGAGCGTTCCGGATCCTTGACAAATTTTTGCTCGAGAAGGACGATTTCGGCAATAAATTTCTCAACCTTGCCGGTCACCATCTTCTCAATGATGTTTTCGGGTTTTCCGGATTCCAGTGCCTGTTGGATATAGATATCCTTCTCTCTGGCTACGATATCTTCCGGCACTTCTTCGCGGGTAACGGAAACAGGATTGGCAGCGGCAATATGCATGGCTATATCGCGGGCAAAATCGTTAAATTGATCCGTCTTCGCGACAAAATCGGTCTCACAGCCGACCTCAACCATTACACCGAGTTTCCCGCCGGCATGAATATAGGTGGCAATTACACCTTCGCTGGTCGCTCTGCCCGCGCGTTTTGCGGCAACAGCAAGACCTTTCTGGCGAAGAAGATCAATAGCCCTTTCCATATCGCCATTGGTTTCAGTCAACGCCTTTTTACAATCCATCATGCCTGCAGCGGTCTTATCGCGCAGCTCCTTTACCATCTTGCTTGTTATAGTCATGGTAAATCCTCCATTAGTCAGCGCCGGGGCGCTTTCTCTTTCATTTATGAAAACGTAAAGCTTCTATAAACCAAAGCCTTTGCGTTAATACGGAATAAAGGGGCTGCCACAGAAGACAGCCCCTATAAATCTTGAACATCACATAGTGCACGTTGTGCTTTTACCTGGCTGCTACTCTTTTTCAGAAACCTCAGAGGCTGCAGGACTTTCCGGAACTGCGGGAGCGGCCGGAGCCGATTCCATGCCAGCAGCTTCAGCCTCGCCATGAGCGGCGGCCATAGCTTCTTCTGAAGCCTCTTCGCCATCTTTTGCAGCCTGGCCACGCAGTACGGCCTCAGCCATCTGGTTGCTGATCAGACGAATGGACCGGATGGCGTCATCATTTCCTGGGATAATATAATCGATTCCATCGGGATCACAGTTGGTATCGGCAATGGCGACTACTGGAATATCAAGCTTTCTCGCCTCACTGACACCGATTGATTCTTTTCGGGGATCGACAACAAAGATAACACTCGGCAAAGATCGCATGTCTTTTATGCCGCCGATATTTCTCTCAAGCTTGATCCTTTCCTTCTCCATCAGCAGAATTTCTTTTTTAGGAAATCGGTTGATGGAACCATCCTCCTGCATCGATTCGATAGCTTTTAATCGATCAACACTATTTTTTATGGTTTGAAAGTTGGTCAGCATGCCGCCCAGCCATCTATGGTCAACATAATACATACCGCAACGCCGCGCCTCTTCTTTTATAATGGCCTGTGCCTGTCTTTTGGTGCCGACAAAAAGAACGGTTCCACCATTAGCGACTTCATTTTCGACAAAACTGCAGGCCTTGTCGAACAGTCTTTTGGTAAGATCCAGATTGATTATATAGATGCCGTTGCGTGGTCCGTATATATACGGTTTCATCTTCGGATTCCAGCGACGTGTCTGATGACCGAAATGCAGACCAGCCTGAAGCATATCTTTTACACTTACATTTGCCATTTTTAAATCTCCTTTTCTGGTTTTTCCGCCATCCCCATTTAATCACCTTTAATCGATGACACCAGTTGTTCAGGGATGTGTGTTATTTAGCTGCCTGTTGAGAGGATGCTTTCCTCATGTTTACAAAAGTAAAACAAATCTGTTTACCATGACAGGCTATATATTGCAAGAATTCCTCGACTCATTGCCTTTTTATGAGTGAAGATTTTCCTGAAAAGATTAACTTAAGCCATTCAAAACCGAATTTAAGCAATTCACTATCCTCGCTGAGGATCCGCCTTTTAAGATCCTTGGCCATCTTAAACTGCTGTAAAACATTTTTCTGTTCTACAAATCCGCGAAAACCGTCTATATCATAACAAACCATAAAAGCGAATCGTTGTTTTTCACCGCCAACACCTTCCCCTTTCCATGGATTAGTTGAAAATAATGTATCAATTTCACCCCAGAGGTCATTCATGAGATTAAACTGCTCCAGTCGCTGCTGGCGAACCCACTGCTTTACCGTCAGATTTTGCTCTTCCTCATGCCCCATACAGTAATCATGATTGGTCATGAAGTAGAACTCTCTCTGCCGGTCCGCACTGGGTTTTCTGTCGATGGCTCGCTCGAGAGGATATGTCCTGCAGGCAGAAGGCCTGTCACTGTAAACGGTACAACCGCCGGAACCGAGAAACGGACACCAACCCCTCTCATCAAGTTTGAGCATCACCGCGGGAAAATAAGGGTTATCGCCACTAACCACGCGGGAATGCTGATACAGGAATTCTTCAGAATCAAGCTTAACTGCCTGCCTTAATCGCAGTATATCATAGGGGAAGAGCTGCATGTCGACATTTTTGCAGCACAGGGTAAAACAGGACACTCCCGGATGACAGGAAAAGGTAAAGGGGCTGCTCTCGAGGGGAACCATTCCTTCGGGAAATATTTTTTCCATACAAAAACCTTCCTAACCCAGCTAAGCTTGATAAGAACCTTTAGACCACAAATAAAAAAGCTGGTATGAGTATAATACTCATCCCAGCTTTTTCAACGTTTCAGCTCATGCGGAAAAAAAACGAATTTACTCTTCGCTTGCTTCTTCACCGAGATCTTCTTCATATCCGACAAGTTCAATGATTGCCATTGAAGCGGCATCGCCCTGGCGTGTGCCGGTTCTGATAATCCGGGTGTAGCCGCCATTGCGGTCAGCAAATTGACTACTGATCTGATCAAATAATTTAGTGACGACGTCCTGCTTCCTGATGTAACTCAGCGCCTGGCGCTTGGCATGCAAGTCTCCACGCTTGGCGAGTGTAATCATTTTCTCAGCGATAGGACGTACTTCCTTAGCCTTCTCAGCAGTGGTTACGATACGCTCATGCTCAAAAAGCGAGGTAACCATGTTTCGAAACATGGCTTCACGATGGGAGCTGGTACGACCAAGCTTTCTGCCGGATTTTTTGTGTCTCATGTATCTATCCTCAACTTATGTTGATAGTTTCAGTTGGCTCTATTGTCGCCTTCGTTATACGAAGACCTACCTGGTGTCTGTCGATGGACGGACACAACCTTATTCATCCTCGCTGGGAACTCTGTCCGGAGGTGTCCAGTTCTCAAATTTCATGCCCAGGCTCAGTCCCATTTCCGACAGCAGCGACTTAATTTCATTGAGAGACTTTCGTCCGAAATTTTTGGTCTTCAGCATCTCTTGATCGGTTTTCTGCGCCAGGTCCCCGATAAAATGAATCTCTGCATTCTTCAGACAATTAGCTGAACGTACAGACAGCTCAAGATCTTCAACCGGTTTGTCAAGATAGGGATTAAGAGGCTCGACATCCTGCTCTTCCTCATCGGCCTTTTCAGGCTCGGCGGCTTCCTCATCAAAATTAATGAAAATAGTCATCTGCTCCTTGAGGATTTTTGCAGCATAGGCTACAGCGCTCTCGGGTTTGATGGAGCCATCCGTTTCTATTTCCAGGGTCAACTTATCATAATCGGTTCGCTGACCAACCCTGGCCTGAGAGACCACGAACTGGATGCTCTTGACCGGAGTAAATATCGCATCGATAGGGATTTGGCCGATTGACAGATTTTCTTTATCCTGCTGTTCGGCAGGCTGATATCCCTTCCCCCACTCAACGGTCATTTCAGCTATAAAGGTTGTCTCTCCGGTAAGGGTACAGATAACCTGTTCAGGATTCATGATCTCCACGATACCACCAGAGCTGATAATATCTCCGGCAGTAACCACACAGGGCCCTTTTTTCTCAATCCGGACTACCTTTGAGTCCTCGCTGTTAAGTTTGGTGCGCACCTGTTTGATGTTGAGTATGATCTCACTGACATCTTCGGAAATATCCTTCATTGAGGTAAACTCATGCAGGGCGCCTTCAATCTTGACAGTGGTGATGGCTGCACCCTGAATGGCTGCAAGAAGGATACGTCGCAAAGAATTGCCAATCGTGGTCGCAAACCCTCTTTCAAGCGGCTGGCAAATAAATTTACCGTAGTACTCGGTATGGCTTTCCTTGTCCACTTCAAGTTTCTCAGGCGCTATGAGTTCATGCCAGTTCCGATAAAATGGTATATTTTCCTCGACAATCTGGGTCATATAAATCCTTCTTTGTTTTTTCTACGACTTTAAAAAGCGTAAAAACCCTAAAGGGTGACACCGATCCTTTCTCTACTGGAAACGGCCGGTGTCAATCCAATAAGGCGCTTAAATCTGTAACAGCCGACAATAAGAATATCCAATTGCCGGCATGGTAAGACTGTTACTTGGAATACAGTTCTACTATCAACTGTTCCTGAATTGGCATTGTCATTTCTTCACGGTTCGGCATTGCCTTCACAGTAGCCTTATAGGCGTCTTTATCAAGTTCGAGCCAGCTGGGAACACCACGTCGCGCCACAGCCTCAAGACTTTCGTTGATTATAGCATTAGCCCGGCTTTTCTCTTTCAGAGTGATAACATCATTCTCAGATATCAAATAAGAGGGAATATTCACCTTCTTTCCGTTCACAAGGATATGGCCATGTCTTACCACCTGCCTTGCCTGATCTCGGGAAGATGCAAATCCGGCACGGAACGCGGTGTTATCAAGACGTCTCTCCAGGAGAACAAGAAGATTCTCACCTGTAACACCTTTTTGACGCTCAGCTCTGTCGAAAGTAAGGCGGAACTGCTTCTCCAGCATACCATACATTGACTTTACTTTCTGCTTTTCGCGCAACTGTACAGCATAGTCGGATAACTTACGAAAACGTGACTGACCATGTTGTCCTGGTCCAAAAGCACGTCTCTCAAATGCGCATTTATCTGAATAGCACCTATCGCCCTTCAGAAATAATTTCAGATTTTCACGTCTGCACCGTCTACATACAGCCCCTATATTTCTAGCCAACTTTGACCTCCGCTCTTCGTATAAATTTATGCACCTTAATCAGCGTTCGCAATTGTTACACTCGGCGACGCTTAGGAGGCTTGCATCCGTTATGAGGAACCGGAGTAACATCGTAAATACGGCTAACTTCAAAGCCGGTATTAATCAAGGCTCTGAGTGCAGCCTCTCTTCCTGGCCCCGGGCCCTTTACCTTTACCTCAATTTTGCGCATTCCCTGATCGGCGGCTTTTTTTGCGGCATCCGCTACAGCATTCTGAGCAGCGAAGGGAGTACTTTTCCGCGAACCCTTGAACCCTAGAACGCCGGCGCTGCACCAGGAGATCACATTCCCCTGCTTATCAGAGATTGTCACTATGGTATTATTGAAGGTAGAGTAAATACTGACGACACCTTCCGGTACGTTCTTTTTAACCTTCTTCTTCACTCGTGCTTCTGCACGTTTACCTTTTGCCATTACAACACCTGTTAAATTTAATTATTTTTTACGTGCAGCACCACGACGCGGTCCTTTTTTGGTTCGCGCATTGGTTTTGGTTTTCTGACCACGGCATGGCAATCCCATGCGGTGCCGGCGTCCACGATAGCAGCCAAGGTCCATAAGCCTTTTGATGTCCATGGAGACTTCACGTCTCCTGTCACCTTCTACCGTATATTCATCTTCAATAACTTTACGGATTCTGGAAACATCGTCACCGTCGAGGTCATCACTACTCATCGTATACGGCAGATCTACCTTATCCAATATTTTTCTGGCAGAAGTCAAACCGATACCATGAATATAGGTAAGGGCTATGTCGATATGTTTGTTCTTTGGTAGGTCAACACCAGCTATACGTGCCAAAATGTATCTCCTTAAACAAGTGGGAATAATCTAAGCGACAAAAATCTATTATCCCTGTCTCTGCTTATGTTTTTTAATCTTACAGGAAACGCGTACAAGACCATTGCGTTTATATACTTTACAAGCACTGCACATTTTTTTAACGGATGATCTTACTTTCATAATTTTTCTCTGCTATTTCTTTTTAGAGTTTTTGGATCTGAATGTTACTCTTCCACGAGATAGATCGTAGGGTGATAACTCAACCGTTACTCTGTCGCCGGGCAATATTTTTATAAAATGCATTCTCATTTTCCCGGATATATGAGCCAGCACTTTGTGGCCGTTATCGAGTTCGACACGGAACATTGCGTTGGGCAATGGTTCGATTATAGTGCCTTCAACTTCAATAGCTTCTTCTTTTGCCATGGAGGCTCCCGAATGTTATTAGTCCCTTACAGATTACTTTTCTTATACTGCAGCAAAATGATTTCCCGAAGGTCCTTATCCAGCACTGGCGGAGAGCGTCTTAGAGATAGTTTCCCTGTGTCTTTCCCAAAAAAATATCACTAAGGCACTTACACAACGAGGCCGGGTTAGTATTAATTCAAAAACTCGTTATTATAATCTATTCTACCACAAAAGAGAAGGATTTTTTTAATCTACTCAAAATTGTCACGAGAACTAAGGACAAGCGGTCCATCAGCAGTAACGGCGACTGAGTGTTCGAAATGCGCAGACGGCTTCTTATCTGCAGTTATGACAGTCCAGCCATCTTTGAGTACTTTCACCTTATGTGTTCCGGCATTGACCATAGGTTCGATGGCCAGAACGAGTCCTTCGACAATTCTCGGCATGCGGTCATCCTGGACGAAATTTGGAATCTCAGGACCTTCATGAAGAGACGTACCGATGCCGTGGCCCACAAACTGGCGGACAACGGAAAAACCATTCTGCTCTACATATCCCTGTACCGCAGCGGAAATATCGGATATGCGGTTGCCGATTTGCACTTTTTCTATAGCCAGTTCCAGGGAACGTTTGGTTACATCCAGCAGTCTTCTGGTCTGCGCAGAAATATTACCAACCGGCAGGGTTATTGCGGAATCGCCGAAATATCCCTTGTATTCAACGCCGAAATCTATGGAGATGATATCTCCCTTTTTCAGCTTACACTTTTTTGATGGTATACCGTGTACCACCTGCTCATTCACCGATACACACAAGCTGCCGGGAAATCCACGGTACCCTTTGAAAGCAGGTCTGACTTTCTTCCTGGCACAGAAATCTTCAGCGAGCCTGTCAAGTTCCCAGGTGGTCACTCCCGCTTCGACATGTCGTTTAACAAGAATCAAGGCCTCAGCTACGATCTGGTTAGCCTCCTGCATGATGCTGATCTCATCAGCGCTTTTCACCACCATCGTTTTTGGTTCCTCAACTGTGCCCACGTCACAAAACCCTCTAGCTCCGGCCTTTGATCCGTCCCTGCTTCATAAATCCTTCGTAGTTTCTCATTACCAGATGGGATTCTATCTGCGAGATTGTGTCGATACCGACACCTACGACGATAAGTAGAGCAGTTCCTCCAAAATAAAAGGGTATGTTAAACTGCGAAATCAGCACGGTTGGCAATACACAGATCACACTAAGGTAAATCGCCCCAA
It includes:
- a CDS encoding DNA-directed RNA polymerase subunit alpha, whose protein sequence is MTQIVEENIPFYRNWHELIAPEKLEVDKESHTEYYGKFICQPLERGFATTIGNSLRRILLAAIQGAAITTVKIEGALHEFTSMKDISEDVSEIILNIKQVRTKLNSEDSKVVRIEKKGPCVVTAGDIISSGGIVEIMNPEQVICTLTGETTFIAEMTVEWGKGYQPAEQQDKENLSIGQIPIDAIFTPVKSIQFVVSQARVGQRTDYDKLTLEIETDGSIKPESAVAYAAKILKEQMTIFINFDEEAAEPEKADEEEQDVEPLNPYLDKPVEDLELSVRSANCLKNAEIHFIGDLAQKTDQEMLKTKNFGRKSLNEIKSLLSEMGLSLGMKFENWTPPDRVPSEDE
- the map gene encoding type I methionyl aminopeptidase; protein product: MVVKSADEISIMQEANQIVAEALILVKRHVEAGVTTWELDRLAEDFCARKKVRPAFKGYRGFPGSLCVSVNEQVVHGIPSKKCKLKKGDIISIDFGVEYKGYFGDSAITLPVGNISAQTRRLLDVTKRSLELAIEKVQIGNRISDISAAVQGYVEQNGFSVVRQFVGHGIGTSLHEGPEIPNFVQDDRMPRIVEGLVLAIEPMVNAGTHKVKVLKDGWTVITADKKPSAHFEHSVAVTADGPLVLSSRDNFE
- the rpsK gene encoding 30S ribosomal protein S11 yields the protein MAKGKRAEARVKKKVKKNVPEGVVSIYSTFNNTIVTISDKQGNVISWCSAGVLGFKGSRKSTPFAAQNAVADAAKKAADQGMRKIEVKVKGPGPGREAALRALINTGFEVSRIYDVTPVPHNGCKPPKRRRV
- the infA gene encoding translation initiation factor IF-1 translates to MAKEEAIEVEGTIIEPLPNAMFRVELDNGHKVLAHISGKMRMHFIKILPGDRVTVELSPYDLSRGRVTFRSKNSKKK
- the rpmJ gene encoding 50S ribosomal protein L36; its protein translation is MKVRSSVKKMCSACKVYKRNGLVRVSCKIKKHKQRQG
- a CDS encoding YkgJ family cysteine cluster protein; translation: MEKIFPEGMVPLESSPFTFSCHPGVSCFTLCCKNVDMQLFPYDILRLRQAVKLDSEEFLYQHSRVVSGDNPYFPAVMLKLDERGWCPFLGSGGCTVYSDRPSACRTYPLERAIDRKPSADRQREFYFMTNHDYCMGHEEEQNLTVKQWVRQQRLEQFNLMNDLWGEIDTLFSTNPWKGEGVGGEKQRFAFMVCYDIDGFRGFVEQKNVLQQFKMAKDLKRRILSEDSELLKFGFEWLKLIFSGKSSLIKRQ
- the rpsD gene encoding 30S ribosomal protein S4; translated protein: MARNIGAVCRRCRRENLKLFLKGDRCYSDKCAFERRAFGPGQHGQSRFRKLSDYAVQLREKQKVKSMYGMLEKQFRLTFDRAERQKGVTGENLLVLLERRLDNTAFRAGFASSRDQARQVVRHGHILVNGKKVNIPSYLISENDVITLKEKSRANAIINESLEAVARRGVPSWLELDKDAYKATVKAMPNREEMTMPIQEQLIVELYSK
- the rpsM gene encoding 30S ribosomal protein S13, which translates into the protein MARIAGVDLPKNKHIDIALTYIHGIGLTSARKILDKVDLPYTMSSDDLDGDDVSRIRKVIEDEYTVEGDRRREVSMDIKRLMDLGCYRGRRHRMGLPCRGQKTKTNARTKKGPRRGAARKK
- the rplQ gene encoding 50S ribosomal protein L17 → MRHKKSGRKLGRTSSHREAMFRNMVTSLFEHERIVTTAEKAKEVRPIAEKMITLAKRGDLHAKRQALSYIRKQDVVTKLFDQISSQFADRNGGYTRIIRTGTRQGDAASMAIIELVGYEEDLGEEASEE